Below is a window of Culturomica massiliensis DNA.
TACGGTTTTCGGGGATTCGAAGGGGGCTGTGGCTTATTCGTATCTGCCGTGGCAGCGGGAGCTGACAGACGGCAGTAATCTGCATGCCCTTTCGGGATATTACCGTCTGGGGAACAAAAGCGGCCTTTTGGCCGGGTTCCGTTATTTTACGCACGGCGATATCGTCGTAACGGACGGTGAGGGCAATACTTCGGGGAGCTTTACCCCGAAAGAATTTTCGATAGACCTGGGTTATGCTTACCGGCTTTGTGACCGCTGGTCTGTTTCGGCCGTGCTTCATTACATCAGTTCGGATCTGGGGGATTTCTCGGGAGCGAAGAAGGGTTCGGCCTTTGCAGCGGATCTGGGTGCGATGTATCATGCGCCGTCGTGGAATGCGGGCCTTTCCGTAACGAACCTGGGTTCAAAGATCGATTACGGTTACGACAGCTATGAGCTTCCGGCCAGCCTGAAAGCGGGCGGGGCTTACTGGCATACCTTTTCTGACCGGCACCGTCTGACGGGTCATGCGGAGCTGGCTTACCGTCTGATGCCTTCCGATTACAGCGGCGTGAATGTTGGTCTTGGGGCCGAATACCTTTACAACGATCTGATAGCGGTGCGCGGGGGTTATCACATCGGGGACGATAAGAAGACAGGGCCCGGTTACGCCACTCTGGGTTGCGGTCTGATGTACCGCGGAGCAGAAGTGAACTTTGCTTACTGGCTGGCTGGCAGTGATTCGCCGGTGAAGGGAACGTTCTGTCTCTCTGCCGGATGGAGCTTTTAAACAAACAATCATAATGTGACTGGAAGTCGGTTCAGAAATGGACCGGCTTTTTTATTTCTTTATACTTCCCTTCAAAACGAATTCTTTTTACCCTATTTTTTCGCTGCAAAACAGATGAGATGTTTTTTAATATTATGTAACCATCTTCGTCGTATCCGATAGTACCTTTTTCTCTCCTTCTCATACATCTTTCTTCCTTTCGCTTCCCTTGACATACCACGCTTACTAAGCATGTGCAGCTTGCCTGAAAATCACAATAGATGAGGATTTTAACTTGAATTTAGGAGGTGGGGAACAAAAATTAACGATTTAATTAAAAACAGCCTAAATATGTCTAACTTAAAATTAAAATGTATGAGAAAATTAATCGGACTGTTTGTCCTTCTCACGTTATGG
It encodes the following:
- a CDS encoding PorV/PorQ family protein; the encoded protein is MKRTNILLALLLCSFFGAQGQSASFLNINPDVRSAGMGDGGVALGSNAFSLYLNPSATVFGDSKGAVAYSYLPWQRELTDGSNLHALSGYYRLGNKSGLLAGFRYFTHGDIVVTDGEGNTSGSFTPKEFSIDLGYAYRLCDRWSVSAVLHYISSDLGDFSGAKKGSAFAADLGAMYHAPSWNAGLSVTNLGSKIDYGYDSYELPASLKAGGAYWHTFSDRHRLTGHAELAYRLMPSDYSGVNVGLGAEYLYNDLIAVRGGYHIGDDKKTGPGYATLGCGLMYRGAEVNFAYWLAGSDSPVKGTFCLSAGWSF